One window from the genome of Desulforamulus ruminis DSM 2154 encodes:
- a CDS encoding methyl-accepting chemotaxis protein has translation MLSFFGKGKSQVKKQSLAGTLLSTEAVELDVLTRELLDLNHNLINSGQEIHGLVSEATETALCSQGMVEELSKHVTEVMKQVGDTGLSVKIAKEFAEQGAVRLQSARIEMEEIQEQVSASIEMTSRLQEDIKTLGEMLQAIKSIADQTKLLAFNASIEAARAGEAGRGFSVVAQEVSNLAVKSKETVDYVSATLGQVRNVATMAVQGMHQGSKGVQNGMHLIIQVNDLCQTIVEHMGKGVVAVESAYSSAEALDLGMGGVQCIAQEIKEVIDKCSDISGQSAGVLTTQANCMEQLATKLAGLQRQVS, from the coding sequence ATGTTATCGTTTTTTGGAAAAGGGAAAAGTCAGGTTAAAAAACAAAGCCTAGCCGGAACATTGCTTTCAACGGAAGCAGTGGAATTGGATGTATTAACCCGGGAACTGCTTGATTTAAACCACAACTTGATTAACTCCGGTCAGGAGATCCACGGCTTGGTTTCCGAGGCCACCGAAACCGCCCTTTGCAGTCAGGGGATGGTGGAAGAGCTAAGCAAACATGTAACGGAAGTCATGAAGCAGGTGGGGGACACCGGTTTGTCGGTAAAAATTGCCAAGGAGTTTGCCGAGCAGGGGGCTGTCCGCCTGCAGTCGGCCCGTATCGAGATGGAAGAGATCCAGGAGCAGGTTTCGGCCTCTATTGAAATGACTTCCCGCCTGCAAGAGGATATCAAAACCCTGGGAGAGATGCTGCAAGCCATTAAATCCATAGCGGATCAAACCAAATTGCTGGCTTTTAACGCTTCCATCGAGGCGGCCCGGGCCGGAGAGGCCGGACGGGGATTTTCAGTGGTGGCCCAGGAGGTCAGTAATTTGGCGGTAAAAAGCAAGGAGACGGTGGATTATGTGTCGGCTACCCTGGGGCAGGTAAGGAACGTTGCCACCATGGCGGTGCAGGGGATGCACCAGGGATCTAAGGGAGTTCAAAACGGCATGCATTTAATTATTCAGGTCAATGATCTTTGCCAAACCATCGTGGAACACATGGGCAAGGGCGTGGTTGCTGTGGAAAGTGCTTATAGCAGTGCGGAAGCTTTAGATTTGGGAATGGGAGGGGTGCAGTGCATCGCTCAGGAAATAAAAGAAGTCATAGACAAATGTTCCGATATTAGTGGCCAGAGCGCAGGCGTTTTGACGACCCAAGCAAATTGTATGGAGCAATTGGCAACCAAGCTGGCCGGATTACAGAGGCAAGTAAGCTAG
- a CDS encoding FeoA family protein, with protein MKSLSCVKQGRVVVIQDIEGCPQRKRHLEEMGFIPGTPLEVCRCCQQGPLVVSIRGGKVMLGQEMAQHIMVRP; from the coding sequence ATGAAATCTTTAAGCTGCGTTAAGCAAGGAAGGGTTGTTGTTATCCAGGATATTGAAGGTTGTCCTCAGCGCAAACGTCATTTAGAGGAAATGGGCTTTATTCCCGGTACTCCTCTGGAGGTTTGCCGTTGCTGTCAGCAAGGTCCCCTTGTTGTATCCATTCGCGGTGGTAAAGTTATGCTTGGCCAGGAAATGGCTCAGCATATCATGGTAAGGCCATAA
- a CDS encoding FeoA family protein produces the protein MITLKDVKPGQTAVVDSVKVTGQARGRFMAMGIMKGARLKVIKVAPLGDPIEVLVKSYNLSFRKAEAEQIIVSLG, from the coding sequence ATGATCACGTTAAAGGATGTTAAACCAGGCCAAACGGCTGTTGTGGACAGTGTTAAAGTGACTGGCCAGGCCAGAGGGCGGTTTATGGCCATGGGAATTATGAAAGGGGCTAGGTTAAAGGTTATTAAAGTTGCACCTTTGGGTGACCCCATAGAGGTATTGGTCAAGTCTTATAATCTGTCCTTTCGTAAGGCTGAAGCGGAACAGATTATTGTATCTTTGGGATAA
- the feoB gene encoding ferrous iron transport protein B codes for MSALNVALTGNPNTGKSTIFNALTGARQHIGNWPGVTVDKKVGQLNKGNQKINIIDLPGTYSLSAYSIEERIVKDYLTAEKPDVVVNVVDASNIERNLYLTVQLLEMGVPTLVNLNMMDEAKSKGYEINLGVLSQQLGAPVISSVATSRSGLQQLIDSLDPSFLAQTKAADSSLLTEHLAQIEAIKKSGKGADLIEEEIIEARYEFINKVLDQALVAKEGVQSWSDKLDNLITNRVLGIPIFIAIMYLMFQITFSWVGQPLADLVDGFIGETLTGWVDGGLAAAGAAEWLHSLVIDGIIAGVGGVLVFVPLIFTLFLVISFLDGTGYMARVAFIMDRAMRRIGLSGKAFLPMLIGFGCGVPAVMGARALDTDRDRKMAVLLTPFMSCGARLPVYALFAALFFPGRESVVVLSLYLLGIAMAIIMGLIFKNTYFKGDAEPFLMELPPYRIPTLKTVLLQTWEKGKGFLVKAGTIIFSMSVVIWILSSYNFSGAAEIQDSLLASIGHVIAPLFAFHGFGSWETGVAVLTGILAKEAVVSTLGVIYGVAELAEEAVDAASQLQAALGASFTSLSAYAFLVFTLLYTPCAAALGTIKKELNSWKWTLFAAGYTFALAWIVSLLVYRVGLLLGLGG; via the coding sequence ATGTCAGCACTTAATGTAGCTTTAACAGGTAACCCCAACACCGGTAAGTCCACCATTTTTAACGCTTTAACCGGTGCCAGACAGCACATTGGCAACTGGCCGGGTGTTACAGTAGATAAAAAAGTAGGGCAACTGAACAAAGGCAATCAGAAAATTAATATTATTGATTTGCCGGGCACCTACAGCCTCAGCGCTTATTCAATTGAAGAAAGAATTGTTAAAGACTATCTGACCGCTGAAAAACCGGATGTGGTAGTCAATGTAGTGGATGCCTCCAATATCGAGCGTAACCTATACCTGACGGTCCAATTATTGGAGATGGGCGTGCCCACCCTGGTCAATCTGAACATGATGGATGAGGCCAAAAGCAAAGGCTATGAGATTAATCTGGGGGTTTTGAGTCAGCAACTGGGAGCACCGGTTATTTCCTCGGTAGCCACCAGCAGAAGTGGTCTGCAGCAGCTCATTGATTCTTTGGATCCCTCTTTTCTGGCACAGACCAAGGCGGCTGACAGTTCTCTGCTGACCGAACATCTGGCACAAATAGAAGCCATTAAAAAATCCGGCAAGGGCGCCGACTTGATTGAGGAAGAAATTATTGAAGCCCGCTATGAATTTATTAATAAGGTTTTAGATCAGGCTTTAGTAGCTAAAGAAGGCGTTCAGTCCTGGAGTGATAAACTGGATAACTTAATAACCAACCGGGTGCTGGGAATTCCTATTTTTATTGCTATTATGTATTTAATGTTTCAGATAACCTTTAGCTGGGTTGGTCAGCCCCTGGCCGATCTGGTGGACGGATTTATTGGAGAGACTTTGACCGGCTGGGTTGACGGAGGGCTGGCAGCGGCCGGAGCGGCTGAATGGCTGCATTCCCTGGTAATCGACGGTATTATTGCCGGGGTTGGTGGTGTACTGGTCTTTGTACCCTTAATTTTTACTCTGTTTTTAGTAATCAGCTTTTTGGATGGAACCGGCTACATGGCCAGGGTTGCCTTTATTATGGACCGGGCCATGCGTAGAATTGGCTTATCCGGAAAGGCGTTTCTGCCTATGTTGATTGGCTTTGGTTGCGGTGTGCCGGCTGTTATGGGTGCCAGGGCGCTGGATACCGATAGGGACCGCAAAATGGCCGTTTTATTGACTCCCTTCATGTCCTGCGGCGCCAGACTTCCGGTATACGCCTTATTTGCCGCTTTGTTCTTCCCGGGTCGGGAAAGTGTGGTTGTTCTTTCTCTTTATTTGCTTGGCATCGCCATGGCCATCATCATGGGCCTGATCTTTAAAAACACCTATTTCAAGGGAGACGCCGAGCCCTTTTTGATGGAACTACCGCCTTACCGTATACCTACCTTAAAAACGGTCTTGCTGCAAACCTGGGAAAAAGGAAAGGGTTTTCTGGTTAAAGCAGGTACCATTATTTTCAGTATGTCGGTGGTCATTTGGATTCTGAGCAGTTATAACTTTTCCGGCGCGGCTGAAATTCAAGACAGTTTGCTGGCTAGCATCGGCCACGTCATTGCTCCGCTCTTTGCCTTCCATGGTTTTGGTTCCTGGGAGACCGGAGTGGCTGTACTGACCGGTATTTTAGCGAAGGAAGCCGTGGTTTCCACCCTGGGTGTAATTTACGGAGTCGCTGAACTGGCGGAAGAAGCGGTGGATGCCGCATCACAATTGCAGGCTGCTTTGGGCGCAAGCTTTACCAGCCTTTCCGCCTATGCTTTTCTGGTATTCACTTTGTTGTACACTCCTTGCGCCGCTGCCCTGGGAACCATTAAAAAAGAACTGAACTCATGGAAATGGACTTTATTTGCGGCGGGTTATACCTTTGCACTGGCCTGGATTGTTTCTCTGCTGGTTTACCGGGTCGGCCTGTTACTGGGATTGGGTGGTTAG
- a CDS encoding HMA2 domain-containing protein, with protein MIMVIIIIIGEGVVTPLFKPSKSKLALGLLGSLFFCLASLPFSSKGHRAAGLIFSGFSFMHMHQYRKGLYHHLGRERDGIKNFLEEIGGTVKKKMFRHLTGVQVLHYIPGRVRIYSRQIHNNQTKAQDLSNYLADIKEIQNFTVNHQTGSVLIEYSPEAVLGNKFLQEIEGLIASKYDRR; from the coding sequence ATGATAATGGTAATTATTATCATTATTGGTGAAGGGGTGGTTACTCCATTGTTTAAACCTTCAAAATCTAAACTGGCTCTTGGACTGCTGGGGTCCCTGTTTTTTTGCCTGGCCTCCCTGCCTTTCAGCAGCAAAGGGCACCGGGCAGCAGGTTTGATTTTCTCCGGGTTTTCTTTTATGCACATGCATCAGTACAGAAAAGGTTTGTATCATCATCTGGGGAGGGAGCGTGACGGTATCAAAAATTTCCTGGAAGAGATCGGTGGAACCGTAAAGAAGAAAATGTTCCGGCACCTTACCGGTGTTCAAGTTTTGCATTATATTCCTGGCCGGGTAAGAATTTATTCCCGGCAAATCCACAATAACCAGACCAAAGCTCAGGATTTGAGCAACTATCTAGCGGATATCAAGGAAATACAGAATTTTACGGTAAATCATCAAACAGGTTCCGTTCTCATTGAATATTCTCCCGAAGCTGTGCTTGGTAATAAATTTCTGCAGGAAATAGAGGGACTTATTGCAAGTAAATATGACAGGAGGTAA
- a CDS encoding HMA2 domain-containing protein, protein MSYMAGLAVGTLMAEQLRKAGGNGGIKLVHRTAGRRRYHDPRLKWDDQYAKKVEGYFKTVQGVNRFTINRITGSLVINYHCSEEFVNHLMKDKIFFPRAGKLRKRIQGMFGHMNVGVYKRTDGFLDFPTSLAGVFLILGLRKALRLKQWPSGPQMMWWSYNLMKKAH, encoded by the coding sequence ATGAGTTATATGGCAGGCTTAGCGGTTGGCACTTTGATGGCCGAGCAACTGCGTAAGGCTGGCGGCAACGGAGGTATAAAGCTGGTTCATCGTACTGCCGGCCGCAGGCGTTATCATGATCCCAGGCTCAAGTGGGACGATCAATATGCTAAAAAGGTAGAGGGTTATTTTAAAACGGTACAAGGGGTTAACCGTTTCACCATCAATCGGATTACCGGTTCTCTGGTAATCAATTATCATTGTTCAGAGGAATTCGTAAACCACTTGATGAAAGACAAGATCTTTTTTCCGCGGGCAGGTAAACTAAGGAAAAGAATCCAGGGCATGTTTGGCCATATGAATGTCGGTGTATATAAAAGAACGGATGGATTTCTGGATTTTCCTACTTCCTTGGCGGGAGTTTTTTTAATCCTGGGTTTAAGGAAAGCCTTGCGGTTAAAACAGTGGCCCAGCGGTCCACAAATGATGTGGTGGTCTTATAATCTGATGAAAAAGGCACATTAA
- a CDS encoding heavy metal translocating P-type ATPase encodes MRHSKLCFRLSKPMSNRQKALLEARLRSFQGVSSAYIDEQGNLRVVCSPAAGGQVSNFIKRHRQDQRGPITYQSELKEEISRNRNGLITSAVSLVGLELVKRIHPAAYGGMYLARSLLVLFISRSFLKSGLKSLVTDLQPNADTLTATAVAASVLGGRPESSLTIILLSNAAELLTGYTAEKTRSHISRMLNLDQQLAWRVDAEGREEKVPVESLRSGDTVCVHTGEKISVDGRVTDGRAAVDQSSITGEYMPVEKVAGDGVYAGTIVKNGFLEITVEKVGDQTALARIVHLVEEAHTRKAPVQNFADKISTMLVPLSFVTAALVYGVTKNWQRVLNMLFIDYSCGLKLSTSTAISAAIGRAASRGVLIKGGNYVESLANIDTVVLDKTGTITAGRPVVMAVDTTGEVSEQEVLLLAAAAEYHSTHPLATAILARVKEAGWPIPQHNSTETVVGRGIKASLPGDDTVGGGWVLVGSRTFMAENKIDCASFHFAETRHRELGHNVVYVARENQTLGVLAISDPIRPKMKKAINRLRRLGIDEVVMLTGDSKNVAMQTATHLGIDSYQAEVMPQDKALLVAKMQRGSQVMMIGDGINDAPALAFADVGVAMGGSRTDVAVEAADITINIDDPLAVPETLGLAKQTMGIIRQNFAATITINTVAILLGAMGRINPVVSALIHNTATIGVVLNSARILIKGSSR; translated from the coding sequence ATGAGGCACAGCAAACTCTGCTTTAGGCTAAGTAAGCCCATGTCCAACCGGCAAAAAGCTTTGTTGGAAGCCCGACTGAGATCTTTTCAGGGAGTGTCCAGCGCTTACATTGATGAGCAAGGAAATTTACGGGTGGTATGTTCTCCGGCGGCCGGTGGACAAGTTAGCAATTTTATTAAAAGGCATAGGCAGGATCAAAGGGGTCCCATTACTTACCAATCAGAGCTAAAAGAAGAAATTTCCAGAAATAGAAACGGCTTGATCACCTCCGCCGTTAGTCTAGTGGGTTTGGAGTTGGTCAAAAGAATTCATCCTGCAGCTTATGGCGGAATGTATCTAGCCAGAAGCCTTTTGGTGCTGTTTATTTCCAGGTCCTTTCTTAAAAGCGGCCTAAAGAGTTTGGTTACCGATTTACAGCCTAACGCAGATACCTTGACGGCTACTGCCGTAGCTGCCTCGGTGCTGGGGGGAAGACCGGAATCCAGTCTGACCATTATTTTGCTTTCCAATGCAGCAGAACTTCTGACCGGCTATACCGCTGAAAAAACCCGCAGCCATATCTCAAGAATGTTAAATCTGGATCAGCAACTGGCCTGGCGGGTTGATGCCGAAGGCCGCGAGGAAAAGGTTCCTGTGGAGTCACTGCGATCCGGAGACACTGTGTGTGTACATACAGGAGAGAAAATTTCTGTAGACGGCAGGGTTACCGATGGCCGGGCGGCTGTAGACCAATCTTCTATCACCGGTGAATATATGCCGGTGGAAAAGGTGGCAGGGGACGGGGTCTATGCCGGGACCATTGTTAAAAACGGTTTTTTAGAAATTACAGTGGAAAAGGTCGGGGACCAGACGGCTCTGGCCCGAATTGTTCATTTAGTGGAAGAGGCCCATACCCGGAAAGCACCGGTACAAAATTTTGCCGATAAGATTTCCACCATGTTGGTCCCCTTGTCTTTTGTAACCGCTGCTTTGGTATACGGGGTAACCAAAAACTGGCAGCGGGTGCTCAACATGTTGTTTATTGATTATTCCTGCGGTTTAAAACTATCCACTTCCACTGCCATTTCTGCTGCCATTGGACGGGCAGCCAGCCGTGGGGTGCTTATTAAAGGCGGCAACTATGTGGAGTCCCTGGCCAACATTGACACCGTGGTGCTGGATAAAACCGGTACGATAACCGCAGGGAGACCGGTGGTTATGGCGGTGGATACCACCGGGGAGGTCAGTGAGCAGGAAGTCCTGCTTCTGGCAGCTGCGGCTGAGTATCATTCGACCCATCCTCTGGCAACGGCTATTCTGGCCCGGGTCAAGGAGGCCGGCTGGCCTATTCCTCAGCACAACAGTACCGAAACGGTGGTTGGCAGGGGAATTAAAGCGTCTCTGCCGGGCGATGACACGGTGGGCGGCGGCTGGGTATTGGTAGGCAGCAGGACCTTCATGGCCGAAAATAAGATTGACTGTGCATCTTTTCATTTTGCGGAGACCCGACACCGGGAACTGGGGCATAACGTGGTTTATGTGGCCAGAGAAAACCAGACCCTGGGGGTTTTAGCCATCAGCGATCCCATTCGTCCTAAAATGAAAAAGGCCATTAATCGGTTAAGACGTTTGGGCATTGACGAAGTGGTTATGCTCACCGGGGACAGTAAGAATGTTGCCATGCAAACGGCAACCCATCTGGGAATTGATTCCTATCAAGCGGAGGTTATGCCTCAGGACAAGGCCCTGCTGGTGGCTAAAATGCAGCGGGGTTCCCAGGTGATGATGATTGGTGACGGCATTAACGATGCTCCGGCTCTGGCTTTTGCCGATGTAGGGGTGGCGATGGGGGGCAGCCGGACCGATGTGGCGGTGGAGGCAGCGGATATCACCATTAATATCGACGATCCTCTGGCGGTGCCGGAAACCTTGGGCCTGGCCAAGCAGACCATGGGCATTATCCGCCAGAATTTTGCCGCGACCATCACCATCAATACGGTTGCTATTTTGCTGGGGGCCATGGGAAGAATTAACCCGGTAGTATCTGCCTTAATTCACAACACAGCCACCATCGGGGTGGTATTAAACAGTGCCAGGATATTGATAAAGGGGAGTAGCAGATGA
- a CDS encoding HMA2 domain-containing protein: MSGKGYEIRHSLPGRLRLEFQGTFRLNSIGEKLGKLPGVALVRINPVIKTLLICYDPQQIDQNTILRNIPAQPPVLNHGFGSGMDVNKKDLFWSLLAGASLLVAHASRRAVTQAGTAGNGVHYLEYLAAGITGYAVLTHRDVVSCGNRSLHLDTLAGLFSILSLESDRALMGMFVTWLLNFIEIVFGWPQYNTKCATLTN; encoded by the coding sequence ATGAGCGGTAAAGGTTACGAAATCAGGCATTCCTTACCCGGCAGATTAAGATTGGAGTTCCAAGGGACTTTCAGATTGAACAGCATCGGTGAAAAGCTGGGAAAATTGCCGGGGGTTGCTCTAGTGAGGATAAACCCTGTTATTAAAACGCTGCTGATCTGTTATGATCCTCAACAAATCGATCAAAACACCATTTTGAGGAATATTCCTGCACAGCCACCGGTACTGAACCATGGTTTCGGATCGGGCATGGATGTTAATAAAAAAGATCTCTTCTGGTCCCTGCTGGCCGGGGCTTCACTGCTGGTGGCTCATGCCTCCAGAAGAGCGGTAACCCAGGCGGGGACTGCTGGAAATGGGGTTCATTATTTGGAATATCTGGCGGCTGGTATTACCGGATATGCTGTTTTAACCCACCGGGATGTGGTCAGCTGCGGCAATCGATCCCTGCACCTGGATACCTTAGCCGGGTTGTTCAGTATTCTTTCTTTAGAAAGTGACCGGGCGTTGATGGGCATGTTTGTTACCTGGCTGCTCAACTTTATTGAGATTGTTTTTGGTTGGCCTCAATATAACACCAAGTGTGCAACATTAACAAACTAA
- the metE gene encoding 5-methyltetrahydropteroyltriglutamate--homocysteine S-methyltransferase, with amino-acid sequence MQLLSTVGYPRIGAQRELKKWVESYFNGKLSKEELLQKAAEIRKQHWSLQAEKGVYFIPSNDFSFYDTFLDTAFLLNVIPDSYRRLGLDDLGTYFAMAKGYQDAQNDAKALPMKKWFNTNYHYMVPMISDSTKFMLNSRKPFAEYVEALGLGIKTKPVLIGPFTFLKLSKINHGTKTYRDYIEDILPVYEQILNEFNELKADYLQVDEPILVTDLTAEDIEIFQFMYKKLLSKKKNVKILLQTYFGDVRDVYEKLISLDFDALGLDFVEGPRNLELIKQYGFPKDKVLFVGVVNGKNIWKNHYSDTLKKLDFIAGSIEKNRIVLNTSCSLLHVPYTVKNETQLAEKYKIHFAFAEEKLDELMELAELFHEQAFEQNERYIRNQRIIKEKLENKEYWYEDVRKEISSLTESDFQRMPSFAERIKLQKNALNLPLLPTTTIGSFPQTSEIRELRKQYKNQGISHEQYQETIKQKITELIQLQEKIGLDVLVHGEFERNDMVEYFGENLAGFLFTRNAWVQSYGTRCVKPPIIFGDVRRNKAITVDYIDYAQSLTSKPIKGMLTGPVTILNWSFPREDLCLENIAYQIALAIKAEVMDLEAKGIKIIQIDEAALREKLPLRKKDWYDEYLCWAIKAFRLVHASVKPHTQIHTHMCYSEFEDIIKEIDDMDADVITFEAARSDLSIIDVLNANHFRTEVGPGVYDIHSPRVPGKEEIEEILMKMIHKLDLKKLWVNPDCGLKTRGMEETVPSLQHMVAAAKDLRKKLL; translated from the coding sequence GTGCAACTTTTATCAACCGTGGGATACCCGAGAATAGGAGCTCAGAGGGAATTAAAAAAGTGGGTTGAGAGTTATTTTAATGGAAAACTCTCCAAGGAAGAACTTTTGCAAAAGGCTGCAGAAATTCGCAAGCAGCACTGGTCATTGCAGGCGGAAAAAGGTGTTTATTTTATTCCGTCCAATGATTTTTCTTTTTATGACACCTTTTTGGATACCGCCTTTTTATTAAATGTTATTCCTGACAGCTATCGAAGATTAGGGCTTGATGATTTGGGAACCTATTTTGCCATGGCCAAGGGGTATCAAGATGCCCAAAACGATGCCAAGGCCCTGCCCATGAAAAAATGGTTCAATACCAATTATCATTACATGGTTCCCATGATCAGTGACAGTACCAAGTTCATGCTCAATAGTAGGAAGCCCTTTGCGGAATATGTTGAGGCACTGGGCCTGGGCATAAAAACCAAGCCGGTTCTGATTGGACCCTTTACCTTTTTAAAATTGTCTAAAATAAACCACGGTACAAAAACCTACCGGGATTATATCGAAGATATTTTGCCTGTATATGAACAAATTCTGAATGAATTCAACGAATTAAAAGCGGACTATCTCCAAGTGGATGAACCCATTCTGGTAACAGATTTAACAGCAGAGGATATTGAGATTTTCCAGTTCATGTACAAAAAGCTGTTAAGCAAGAAAAAGAATGTAAAAATCCTGCTGCAGACTTATTTTGGGGATGTCCGGGATGTATACGAAAAATTGATTTCCCTTGATTTTGATGCTTTAGGACTTGATTTTGTTGAAGGACCCAGGAATTTAGAGCTCATTAAGCAATATGGGTTTCCCAAGGACAAAGTGCTTTTTGTCGGCGTTGTGAACGGTAAAAACATATGGAAAAATCATTACAGCGATACCCTAAAAAAATTAGACTTCATAGCAGGCTCCATTGAAAAAAACCGGATTGTTTTAAATACTTCATGTTCCTTGCTTCATGTTCCTTATACGGTTAAAAATGAAACTCAATTAGCTGAAAAATATAAAATTCATTTTGCCTTTGCCGAGGAGAAATTGGACGAACTTATGGAATTAGCAGAACTGTTCCATGAGCAAGCCTTTGAACAAAATGAAAGATATATAAGAAATCAACGGATCATTAAAGAAAAATTGGAGAACAAAGAATATTGGTATGAGGACGTAAGGAAGGAAATCAGCAGTCTTACAGAAAGTGATTTTCAAAGAATGCCTTCTTTTGCAGAAAGAATAAAGCTGCAGAAAAATGCCTTGAATTTACCCCTGCTTCCTACCACCACCATTGGTTCTTTCCCCCAAACCTCCGAGATAAGGGAATTAAGGAAGCAATATAAGAACCAAGGGATTTCTCATGAACAGTACCAGGAAACCATAAAGCAAAAAATTACGGAGTTAATTCAACTGCAGGAGAAAATCGGGCTGGATGTTCTTGTACACGGTGAATTTGAAAGAAACGATATGGTTGAATATTTTGGGGAAAATCTTGCGGGCTTTTTATTTACCCGAAATGCCTGGGTGCAATCTTACGGCACCCGGTGTGTAAAGCCCCCCATCATTTTTGGAGATGTCAGAAGGAATAAGGCCATCACGGTAGACTATATTGACTATGCCCAAAGTCTTACCAGCAAGCCGATCAAAGGAATGCTTACAGGACCTGTAACCATATTGAACTGGTCCTTCCCCAGGGAGGATCTTTGCCTGGAAAATATTGCCTACCAAATTGCTCTGGCGATTAAAGCGGAGGTCATGGACCTTGAAGCCAAGGGCATAAAAATTATACAGATTGATGAAGCGGCGTTAAGAGAAAAGCTGCCCCTTAGGAAAAAGGACTGGTACGATGAATATCTGTGCTGGGCCATCAAGGCTTTCAGACTGGTTCATGCAAGTGTTAAACCCCATACGCAAATTCATACCCATATGTGCTATAGTGAATTTGAAGATATCATAAAAGAAATCGATGATATGGATGCAGATGTCATTACTTTTGAAGCAGCAAGGTCCGATTTGTCCATTATTGATGTGTTGAACGCAAACCATTTCAGAACCGAGGTTGGTCCCGGGGTTTATGATATTCATTCTCCGAGGGTGCCGGGCAAGGAAGAGATCGAAGAGATATTAATGAAAATGATTCATAAGCTGGACCTAAAGAAACTATGGGTTAACCCGGATTGTGGACTTAAAACAAGGGGTATGGAGGAAACGGTGCCCAGTCTGCAGCATATGGTTGCTGCGGCCAAAGATTTAAGAAAAAAACTCCTATAA
- the ymfI gene encoding elongation factor P 5-aminopentanone reductase: MKKTVLITGSSRGIGRATAEVFAKNHYNIIINYLHSEKDAFSLASSLEEQGHRVMVYRADIAKRDQVEAMVEKSLSTFQTIDVLINNAGIAQQKLFMDITEDDWNRMLNIHVKGMFYCCQCVLPGMIRRKEGKIINVSSIWGMTGASCEVHYSTAKAAVIGFTKALAKELGPSNIQVNCVAPGIIETDMNDLLNEKERSSLLEETPLLRFGTPTDVANAVFFLASTKADFLTGQVLSPNGGFVI, encoded by the coding sequence ATGAAAAAAACCGTCCTTATTACCGGAAGTTCCAGGGGGATTGGCCGTGCAACCGCAGAAGTGTTTGCCAAGAATCATTATAATATTATTATCAATTATTTACATTCTGAAAAGGACGCCTTCTCTCTGGCCTCTTCCCTTGAGGAGCAGGGACACCGGGTGATGGTTTATAGAGCGGACATCGCTAAGCGTGATCAAGTGGAGGCAATGGTTGAAAAAAGCCTGTCAACCTTTCAAACCATTGATGTTTTAATTAATAATGCCGGTATTGCGCAGCAAAAACTCTTTATGGATATTACGGAGGATGACTGGAATCGCATGCTGAACATTCACGTTAAAGGAATGTTTTACTGCTGCCAGTGTGTTTTACCGGGGATGATTCGCAGAAAGGAAGGAAAGATCATTAACGTATCTTCCATATGGGGAATGACCGGGGCCTCCTGTGAAGTCCACTATTCCACCGCCAAGGCAGCGGTCATTGGTTTTACCAAGGCTTTAGCCAAGGAGCTAGGCCCGTCCAACATTCAGGTGAACTGTGTGGCGCCTGGAATTATTGAGACAGATATGAATGATTTGCTAAATGAAAAGGAAAGAAGTAGCTTGTTGGAGGAGACTCCTTTATTAAGGTTTGGAACGCCAACGGATGTGGCCAATGCTGTTTTTTTTCTGGCCTCTACAAAGGCTGATTTTTTAACGGGGCAGGTTTTAAGCCCCAATGGCGGATTTGTTATTTAG
- a CDS encoding FeoB small GTPase domain-containing protein has translation MFNNLTGARQHVGNYPGVTVEKKKAF, from the coding sequence ATTTTTAATAATCTTACCGGGGCTCGCCAGCATGTTGGGAACTATCCTGGAGTAACCGTTGAAAAAAAGAAGGCTTTCTAA